In one Drosophila pseudoobscura strain MV-25-SWS-2005 chromosome X, UCI_Dpse_MV25, whole genome shotgun sequence genomic region, the following are encoded:
- the LOC6901667 gene encoding protein Cep78 homolog isoform X18, which produces MSLGRVSGIRNGMMRELAKKVTVPKLVKKSSKSRSFHFRYLELCRNKNLTPLPEIRKKSNETTLLELYADKLTVSDWLLIIEAIHHDLTLKTFVLRMRRTYQHNTIDPIDTENRARRFTQRPVIFTRFIFRALVQAISNCVLSNKNLTVVKLEGLPLYEGYIEGITKSLSGNDRLETLSFRKSTLGDKGCQLVCNTAKYLNRITIVDLSECNITCQGAVYVAEMIKIQKISRFTEGWEKSLRYQTPDMNSLLGLRTVLLANNPNIGDKGLSCIVDVLKEDAWIRVVDMQGCGLTDVGANDILSLLDLNTFIKEFHVRNNVGISQALQRTIHERLLPPEIEHKQEDEFDSNFLRDTENGKYPQGKKATIVKLLSHAKAVEDKLAFERVLRQKAEDLNFKLTKQLMYKDSQMADDNVSQRPDTPKDHMQMKKDVKVSPTPRQMRKTNEYIEMKEDFQESPTHRQMRKTKEYMEMEEDVPESPRYRQMRKTKEYMEMKEDVPESPTYRQMRKTNEYLEMEEDVPESPKYRQMRKNKEYMEMKEDVRESPKYRQMRKTNEYLEMEEDVPESPKYRQMRKNKEYMEMKEDVRESPQYRQMRKTNEYLEMEGDVPESPKYRQMRKTKEYMEMKEDVRESPKYRQMRKTNEYLEMEEDVPESPQYRQMRKTNEYLEMEGDVPESPKYRQMRKTKEYMEMKEDVRESPKYRQMRKTNEYLEMEEDVPESPKYRQMRKTNEYQEMEEDVPESPTYRQMRKTNEYLEMEEDVPESPKYRQMRKTNEYLEMEEDVPESPTYRQMRQTNEYLEMEEEYLSGSSTYCATLVGSSMTTPELTPRSDAKTLCPYDESEDTDSRSQGMDPMEFSHLDVRKVRSEMKYVESNVNEGKKNRESKSDHEFANELHFKLNSMVHFERDIGDSAKVSAKQAHRYEDAGDEQDIGPTSMIQDGSKQVVEQINLPTKKKTGVVKAGQKQRRARNDGGGDGQCNSVEQSEHHIGPTVMIKDGQTQEQDRNDGGGDGKRSKVAKQRRRAKMPDSIG; this is translated from the exons atGTCTCTCGGCCGTGTGTCGGGGATACGGAATGGTATGATGAGAGAGCTAGCAAAGAAGGTGACGGTGCCGAAGCTCGTAAAGAAATCAAGCAAGAGCCGGTCGTTCCATTTCCGCTATCTGGAACTATGTCGCAACAAGAACCTGACACCGCTACCTGAGATACGCAAAAAGTCAAATGAGACCACACTTCTAGAGTTATACGCCGACAAGCTGACCGTGAGCGACTGGCTCCTGATCATCGAGGCCATTCACCATGATCTGACTTTGAAGACCTTTGTGCTGCGCATGCGTCGCACCTATCAGCACA ATACAATTGATCCCATCGACACGGAGAATCGTGCCCGACGCTTTACCCAGCGTCCCGTGATATTTACGCGCTTTATTTTCCGTGCCCTCGTCCAGGCCATCTCAAATTGTGTTTTGAGCAACAAGAATCTCACAGTGGTCAAGCTGGAGGGTCTTCCCCTTTATGAAGGATACATCGAGGGCATTACCAAG TCGCTGTCCGGCAACGACCGCCTGGAGACATTGAGCTTCCGCAAGTCCACGCTCGGGGACAAGGGCTGCCAACTGGTTTGCAATACAGCCAAGTACCTCAACCGCATTACCATAGTCGATCTATCCGAGTGCAACATCACCTGCCAAGGGGCCGTTTACGTGGCCGAAATGATCAAG ATTCAAAAGATTTCACGTTTCACGGAGGGGTGGGAGAAATCGTTGCGCTACCAGACTCCCGATATGAATTCGTTGTTGGGCTTGCGCACGGTTCTTCTCGCGAACAATCCCAATATTGGGGACAAAGGCCTCTCATGCATCGTCGATGTGCTGAAGGAGGATGCCTGGATAAGGG TCGTCGACATGCAGGGCTGTGGCCTGACAGATGTTGGAGCCAATGATATACTCAGCCTACTGGATCTGAATACTTTCATCAAGGAGTTCCATGTACGCAACAACGTGGGGATCAGCCAGGCATTGCAGCGTACCATTCACGAACGCCTGCTGCCGCCCGAAATCGAACATAAGCAGGAAGACGAGTTCGATTCCAACTTTTTGAGAGACACAGAAAACGGAAAATATCCCCAGGGCAAGAAGGCTACTATCGTCAAATTGCTCTCGCACGCCAAGGCCGTTGAGGACAAGCTGGCCTTCGAGCGCGTTCTACGTCAGAAGGCCGAGGACCTGAACTTCAAGCTCACCAAGCAACTAATGTACAAGGACAGCCAGATGGCCGATGACAACGTCTCGCAACGCCCCGATACGCCCAAAGATCATATGCAAATGAAGAAGGACGTCAAAGT ATCGCCGACACCCCGCCAGATGCGCAAGACCAACGAATATATAGAAATGAAGGAAGACTTCCAAGA GTCGCCAACACATCGCCAGATGCGCAAGACCAAGGAATATATGGAGATGGAAGAAGACGTCCCAGA GTCGCCAAGATATCGCCAGATGCGCAAGACCAAGGAATATATGGAAATGAAGGAAGACGTGCCAGA GTCGCCAACATATCGCCAGATGCGCAAGACCAACGAATATCTGGAGATGGAAGAAGACGTGCCAGA GTCACCAAAATATCGCCAGATGCGCAAGAACAAGGAATATATGGAAATGAAGGAAGACGTGCGAGA GTCGCCGAAATATCGCCAGATGCGCAAGACAAACGAATATCTGGAGATGGAAGAAGACGTGCCAGA GTCACCAAAATATCGCCAGATGCGCAAGAACAAGGAATATATGGAAATGAAGGAAGACGTGCGAGA GTCGCCGCAATATCGCCAGATGCGCAAGACCAACGAATATCTGGAGATGGAAGGAGACGTGCCAGA GTCACCAAAATATCGCCAGATGCGCAAGACCAAGGAATATATGGAAATGAAGGAAGACGTGCGAGA GTCGCCGAAATATCGCCAAATGCGCAAGACCAACGAATATCTGGAGATGGAAGAAGACGTCCCGGA GTCGCCGCAATATCGCCAGATGCGCAAGACCAACGAATATCTGGAGATGGAAGGAGACGTGCCAGA GTCACCAAAATATCGCCAGATGCGCAAGACCAAGGAATATATGGAAATGAAGGAAGACGTGCGAGA GTCGCCGAAATATCGCCAAATGCGCAAGACCAACGAATATCTGGAGATGGAAGAAGACGTCCCGGA GTCGCCAAAATATCGCCAGATGCGCAAGACCAACGAATATCAGGAGATGGAAGAAGACGTGCCAGA GTCACCGACATATCGCCAGATGCGCAAGACCAACGAATATCTGGAGATGGAAGAAGACGTCCCGGA GTCGCCAAAATATCGCCAGATGCGCAAGACCAACGAATATCTGGAGATGGAAGAAGACGTGCCAGA GTCGCCGACATATCGTCAGATGCGCCAGACCAACGAATATCTGGAGATGGAAGAAGAATACCTCTCAGg ATCATCGACTTATTGCGCGACACTGGTGGGCAGCTCCATGACTACCCCGGAGTTGACTCCACGCAGCGACGCGAAAACGCTGTGTCCGTACGATGAATCTGAGGATACCGATAGCCGTTCCCAGGGAATGGACCCAATGGAGTTCAGCCATTTGGACGTTCGCAAGGTGCGCAGCGAGATGAAATACGTTGAGAGTAACGTGAATGAAGGCAAAAAGAATCGCGAGTCGAAGTCTGACCACGAGTTCGCCAACGAACTACAT TTCAAGCTAAACTCGATGGTACATTTCGAGCGGGATATTGGCGACAGTGCCAAAGTGTCCGCCAAACAAGCTCATCGTTACGAAGACGCCGGAGACGAGCAGGACATTGGTCCTACATCCATGATTCAGGACGGTTCTAAGCAAGTCGTGGAGCAAATCAATCTGCCAACTAAGAAGAAGACAGGCGTGGTCAAGGCCGGACAAAAGCAACGTCGTGCTCGTAACGATGGAGGCGGTGACGGACAATGCAACTCCGTAGAACAATCAGAGCATCACATTGGGCCCACTGTCATGATAAAGGACGGTCAAACACAGGAACAAGATCGTAATGATGGTGGTGGAGACGGCAAGCGTTCGAAGGTGGCAAAACAGCGACGCCGTGCTAAGATGCCGGACAGTATCGGTTAA
- the LOC6901667 gene encoding protein Cep78 homolog isoform X11 translates to MSLGRVSGIRNGMMRELAKKVTVPKLVKKSSKSRSFHFRYLELCRNKNLTPLPEIRKKSNETTLLELYADKLTVSDWLLIIEAIHHDLTLKTFVLRMRRTYQHNTIDPIDTENRARRFTQRPVIFTRFIFRALVQAISNCVLSNKNLTVVKLEGLPLYEGYIEGITKSLSGNDRLETLSFRKSTLGDKGCQLVCNTAKYLNRITIVDLSECNITCQGAVYVAEMIKIQKISRFTEGWEKSLRYQTPDMNSLLGLRTVLLANNPNIGDKGLSCIVDVLKEDAWIRVVDMQGCGLTDVGANDILSLLDLNTFIKEFHVRNNVGISQALQRTIHERLLPPEIEHKQEDEFDSNFLRDTENGKYPQGKKATIVKLLSHAKAVEDKLAFERVLRQKAEDLNFKLTKQLMYKDSQMADDNVSQRPDTPKDHMQMKKDVKVSPTPRQMRKTNEYIEMKEDFQESPTHRQMRKTKEYMEMEEDVPESPTYRQMRKTKEYMEMKEDVPESPRYRQMRKTKEYMEMKEDVPESPRYRQMRKTKEYMEMKEDVPESPTYRQMRKTKEYMEKKEDVPESPTYRQMRKTNEYLEMEEDVPESPKYRQMRKNKEYMEMKEDVRESPKYRQMRKTNEYLEMEEDVPESPKYRQMRKTKEYMEMKEDVRESPKYRQMRKTNEYLEMEEDVPESPQYRQMRKTNEYLEMEGDVPESPKYRQMRKTKEYMEMKEDVRESPKYRQMRKTNEYLEMEEDVPESPKYRQMRKTNEYQEMEEDVPESPTYRQMRKTNEYLEMEEDVPESPKYRQMRKTNEYLEMEEDVPESPTYRQMRQTNEYLEMEEEYLSGSSTYCATLVGSSMTTPELTPRSDAKTLCPYDESEDTDSRSQGMDPMEFSHLDVRKVRSEMKYVESNVNEGKKNRESKSDHEFANELHFKLNSMVHFERDIGDSAKVSAKQAHRYEDAGDEQDIGPTSMIQDGSKQVVEQINLPTKKKTGVVKAGQKQRRARNDGGGDGQCNSVEQSEHHIGPTVMIKDGQTQEQDRNDGGGDGKRSKVAKQRRRAKMPDSIG, encoded by the exons atGTCTCTCGGCCGTGTGTCGGGGATACGGAATGGTATGATGAGAGAGCTAGCAAAGAAGGTGACGGTGCCGAAGCTCGTAAAGAAATCAAGCAAGAGCCGGTCGTTCCATTTCCGCTATCTGGAACTATGTCGCAACAAGAACCTGACACCGCTACCTGAGATACGCAAAAAGTCAAATGAGACCACACTTCTAGAGTTATACGCCGACAAGCTGACCGTGAGCGACTGGCTCCTGATCATCGAGGCCATTCACCATGATCTGACTTTGAAGACCTTTGTGCTGCGCATGCGTCGCACCTATCAGCACA ATACAATTGATCCCATCGACACGGAGAATCGTGCCCGACGCTTTACCCAGCGTCCCGTGATATTTACGCGCTTTATTTTCCGTGCCCTCGTCCAGGCCATCTCAAATTGTGTTTTGAGCAACAAGAATCTCACAGTGGTCAAGCTGGAGGGTCTTCCCCTTTATGAAGGATACATCGAGGGCATTACCAAG TCGCTGTCCGGCAACGACCGCCTGGAGACATTGAGCTTCCGCAAGTCCACGCTCGGGGACAAGGGCTGCCAACTGGTTTGCAATACAGCCAAGTACCTCAACCGCATTACCATAGTCGATCTATCCGAGTGCAACATCACCTGCCAAGGGGCCGTTTACGTGGCCGAAATGATCAAG ATTCAAAAGATTTCACGTTTCACGGAGGGGTGGGAGAAATCGTTGCGCTACCAGACTCCCGATATGAATTCGTTGTTGGGCTTGCGCACGGTTCTTCTCGCGAACAATCCCAATATTGGGGACAAAGGCCTCTCATGCATCGTCGATGTGCTGAAGGAGGATGCCTGGATAAGGG TCGTCGACATGCAGGGCTGTGGCCTGACAGATGTTGGAGCCAATGATATACTCAGCCTACTGGATCTGAATACTTTCATCAAGGAGTTCCATGTACGCAACAACGTGGGGATCAGCCAGGCATTGCAGCGTACCATTCACGAACGCCTGCTGCCGCCCGAAATCGAACATAAGCAGGAAGACGAGTTCGATTCCAACTTTTTGAGAGACACAGAAAACGGAAAATATCCCCAGGGCAAGAAGGCTACTATCGTCAAATTGCTCTCGCACGCCAAGGCCGTTGAGGACAAGCTGGCCTTCGAGCGCGTTCTACGTCAGAAGGCCGAGGACCTGAACTTCAAGCTCACCAAGCAACTAATGTACAAGGACAGCCAGATGGCCGATGACAACGTCTCGCAACGCCCCGATACGCCCAAAGATCATATGCAAATGAAGAAGGACGTCAAAGT ATCGCCGACACCCCGCCAGATGCGCAAGACCAACGAATATATAGAAATGAAGGAAGACTTCCAAGA GTCGCCAACACATCGCCAGATGCGCAAGACCAAGGAATATATGGAGATGGAAGAAGACGTCCCAGA GTCGCCAACATATCGCCAGATGCGCAAGACCAAGGAATATATGGAAATGAAGGAAGACGTGCCAGA GTCGCCAAGATATCGCCAGATGCGCAAGACCAAGGAATATATGGAAATGAAGGAAGACGTGCCAGA GTCGCCAAGATATCGCCAGATGCGCAAGACCAAGGAATATATGGAAATGAAGGAAGACGTGCCAGA ATCGCCAACATATCGCCAGATGCGCAAGACCAAGGAATATATGGAAAAGAAGGAAGACGTGCCAGA GTCGCCAACATATCGCCAGATGCGCAAGACCAACGAATATCTGGAGATGGAAGAAGACGTGCCAGA GTCACCAAAATATCGCCAGATGCGCAAGAACAAGGAATATATGGAAATGAAGGAAGACGTGCGAGA GTCGCCGAAATATCGCCAGATGCGCAAGACAAACGAATATCTGGAGATGGAAGAAGACGTGCCAGA GTCACCAAAATATCGCCAGATGCGCAAGACCAAGGAATATATGGAAATGAAGGAAGACGTGCGAGA GTCGCCGAAATATCGCCAAATGCGCAAGACCAACGAATATCTGGAGATGGAAGAAGACGTCCCGGA GTCGCCGCAATATCGCCAGATGCGCAAGACCAACGAATATCTGGAGATGGAAGGAGACGTGCCAGA GTCACCAAAATATCGCCAGATGCGCAAGACCAAGGAATATATGGAAATGAAGGAAGACGTGCGAGA GTCGCCGAAATATCGCCAAATGCGCAAGACCAACGAATATCTGGAGATGGAAGAAGACGTCCCGGA GTCGCCAAAATATCGCCAGATGCGCAAGACCAACGAATATCAGGAGATGGAAGAAGACGTGCCAGA GTCACCGACATATCGCCAGATGCGCAAGACCAACGAATATCTGGAGATGGAAGAAGACGTCCCGGA GTCGCCAAAATATCGCCAGATGCGCAAGACCAACGAATATCTGGAGATGGAAGAAGACGTGCCAGA GTCGCCGACATATCGTCAGATGCGCCAGACCAACGAATATCTGGAGATGGAAGAAGAATACCTCTCAGg ATCATCGACTTATTGCGCGACACTGGTGGGCAGCTCCATGACTACCCCGGAGTTGACTCCACGCAGCGACGCGAAAACGCTGTGTCCGTACGATGAATCTGAGGATACCGATAGCCGTTCCCAGGGAATGGACCCAATGGAGTTCAGCCATTTGGACGTTCGCAAGGTGCGCAGCGAGATGAAATACGTTGAGAGTAACGTGAATGAAGGCAAAAAGAATCGCGAGTCGAAGTCTGACCACGAGTTCGCCAACGAACTACAT TTCAAGCTAAACTCGATGGTACATTTCGAGCGGGATATTGGCGACAGTGCCAAAGTGTCCGCCAAACAAGCTCATCGTTACGAAGACGCCGGAGACGAGCAGGACATTGGTCCTACATCCATGATTCAGGACGGTTCTAAGCAAGTCGTGGAGCAAATCAATCTGCCAACTAAGAAGAAGACAGGCGTGGTCAAGGCCGGACAAAAGCAACGTCGTGCTCGTAACGATGGAGGCGGTGACGGACAATGCAACTCCGTAGAACAATCAGAGCATCACATTGGGCCCACTGTCATGATAAAGGACGGTCAAACACAGGAACAAGATCGTAATGATGGTGGTGGAGACGGCAAGCGTTCGAAGGTGGCAAAACAGCGACGCCGTGCTAAGATGCCGGACAGTATCGGTTAA
- the LOC6901667 gene encoding protein Cep78 homolog isoform X3: protein MSLGRVSGIRNGMMRELAKKVTVPKLVKKSSKSRSFHFRYLELCRNKNLTPLPEIRKKSNETTLLELYADKLTVSDWLLIIEAIHHDLTLKTFVLRMRRTYQHNTIDPIDTENRARRFTQRPVIFTRFIFRALVQAISNCVLSNKNLTVVKLEGLPLYEGYIEGITKSLSGNDRLETLSFRKSTLGDKGCQLVCNTAKYLNRITIVDLSECNITCQGAVYVAEMIKIQKISRFTEGWEKSLRYQTPDMNSLLGLRTVLLANNPNIGDKGLSCIVDVLKEDAWIRVVDMQGCGLTDVGANDILSLLDLNTFIKEFHVRNNVGISQALQRTIHERLLPPEIEHKQEDEFDSNFLRDTENGKYPQGKKATIVKLLSHAKAVEDKLAFERVLRQKAEDLNFKLTKQLMYKDSQMADDNVSQRPDTPKDHMQMKKDVKVSPTPRQMRKTNEYIEMKEDFQESPTYRQMRKTKEYMEMKEDVPESPRYRQMRKTKEYMEMKEDVPESPRYRQMRKTKEYMEMKEDVPESPTYRQMRKTKEYMEKKEDVPESPTYRQMRKTNEYLEMEEDVPESPKYRQMRKNKEYMEMKEDVRESPKYRQMRKTNEYLEMEEDVPESPKYRQMRKNKEYMEMKEDVRESPQYRQMRKTNEYLEMEGDVPESPKYRQMRKTKEYMEMKEDVRESPKYRQMRKTNEYLEMEEDVPESPQYRQMRKTNEYLEMEGDVPESPKYRQMRKTKEYMEMKEDVRESPKYRQMRKTNEYLEMEEDVPESPKYRQMRKTNEYQEMEEDVPESPTYRQMRKTNEYLEMEEDVPESPKYRQMRKTNEYLEMEEDVPESPTYRQMRQTNEYLEMEEEYLSGSSTYCATLVGSSMTTPELTPRSDAKTLCPYDESEDTDSRSQGMDPMEFSHLDVRKVRSEMKYVESNVNEGKKNRESKSDHEFANELHFKLNSMVHFERDIGDSAKVSAKQAHRYEDAGDEQDIGPTSMIQDGSKQVVEQINLPTKKKTGVVKAGQKQRRARNDGGGDGQCNSVEQSEHHIGPTVMIKDGQTQEQDRNDGGGDGKRSKVAKQRRRAKMPDSIG, encoded by the exons atGTCTCTCGGCCGTGTGTCGGGGATACGGAATGGTATGATGAGAGAGCTAGCAAAGAAGGTGACGGTGCCGAAGCTCGTAAAGAAATCAAGCAAGAGCCGGTCGTTCCATTTCCGCTATCTGGAACTATGTCGCAACAAGAACCTGACACCGCTACCTGAGATACGCAAAAAGTCAAATGAGACCACACTTCTAGAGTTATACGCCGACAAGCTGACCGTGAGCGACTGGCTCCTGATCATCGAGGCCATTCACCATGATCTGACTTTGAAGACCTTTGTGCTGCGCATGCGTCGCACCTATCAGCACA ATACAATTGATCCCATCGACACGGAGAATCGTGCCCGACGCTTTACCCAGCGTCCCGTGATATTTACGCGCTTTATTTTCCGTGCCCTCGTCCAGGCCATCTCAAATTGTGTTTTGAGCAACAAGAATCTCACAGTGGTCAAGCTGGAGGGTCTTCCCCTTTATGAAGGATACATCGAGGGCATTACCAAG TCGCTGTCCGGCAACGACCGCCTGGAGACATTGAGCTTCCGCAAGTCCACGCTCGGGGACAAGGGCTGCCAACTGGTTTGCAATACAGCCAAGTACCTCAACCGCATTACCATAGTCGATCTATCCGAGTGCAACATCACCTGCCAAGGGGCCGTTTACGTGGCCGAAATGATCAAG ATTCAAAAGATTTCACGTTTCACGGAGGGGTGGGAGAAATCGTTGCGCTACCAGACTCCCGATATGAATTCGTTGTTGGGCTTGCGCACGGTTCTTCTCGCGAACAATCCCAATATTGGGGACAAAGGCCTCTCATGCATCGTCGATGTGCTGAAGGAGGATGCCTGGATAAGGG TCGTCGACATGCAGGGCTGTGGCCTGACAGATGTTGGAGCCAATGATATACTCAGCCTACTGGATCTGAATACTTTCATCAAGGAGTTCCATGTACGCAACAACGTGGGGATCAGCCAGGCATTGCAGCGTACCATTCACGAACGCCTGCTGCCGCCCGAAATCGAACATAAGCAGGAAGACGAGTTCGATTCCAACTTTTTGAGAGACACAGAAAACGGAAAATATCCCCAGGGCAAGAAGGCTACTATCGTCAAATTGCTCTCGCACGCCAAGGCCGTTGAGGACAAGCTGGCCTTCGAGCGCGTTCTACGTCAGAAGGCCGAGGACCTGAACTTCAAGCTCACCAAGCAACTAATGTACAAGGACAGCCAGATGGCCGATGACAACGTCTCGCAACGCCCCGATACGCCCAAAGATCATATGCAAATGAAGAAGGACGTCAAAGT ATCGCCGACACCCCGCCAGATGCGCAAGACCAACGAATATATAGAAATGAAGGAAGACTTCCAAGA GTCGCCAACATATCGCCAGATGCGCAAGACCAAGGAATATATGGAAATGAAGGAAGACGTGCCAGA GTCGCCAAGATATCGCCAGATGCGCAAGACCAAGGAATATATGGAAATGAAGGAAGACGTGCCAGA GTCGCCAAGATATCGCCAGATGCGCAAGACCAAGGAATATATGGAAATGAAGGAAGACGTGCCAGA ATCGCCAACATATCGCCAGATGCGCAAGACCAAGGAATATATGGAAAAGAAGGAAGACGTGCCAGA GTCGCCAACATATCGCCAGATGCGCAAGACCAACGAATATCTGGAGATGGAAGAAGACGTGCCAGA GTCACCAAAATATCGCCAGATGCGCAAGAACAAGGAATATATGGAAATGAAGGAAGACGTGCGAGA GTCGCCGAAATATCGCCAGATGCGCAAGACAAACGAATATCTGGAGATGGAAGAAGACGTGCCAGA GTCACCAAAATATCGCCAGATGCGCAAGAACAAGGAATATATGGAAATGAAGGAAGACGTGCGAGA GTCGCCGCAATATCGCCAGATGCGCAAGACCAACGAATATCTGGAGATGGAAGGAGACGTGCCAGA GTCACCAAAATATCGCCAGATGCGCAAGACCAAGGAATATATGGAAATGAAGGAAGACGTGCGAGA GTCGCCGAAATATCGCCAAATGCGCAAGACCAACGAATATCTGGAGATGGAAGAAGACGTCCCGGA GTCGCCGCAATATCGCCAGATGCGCAAGACCAACGAATATCTGGAGATGGAAGGAGACGTGCCAGA GTCACCAAAATATCGCCAGATGCGCAAGACCAAGGAATATATGGAAATGAAGGAAGACGTGCGAGA GTCGCCGAAATATCGCCAAATGCGCAAGACCAACGAATATCTGGAGATGGAAGAAGACGTCCCGGA GTCGCCAAAATATCGCCAGATGCGCAAGACCAACGAATATCAGGAGATGGAAGAAGACGTGCCAGA GTCACCGACATATCGCCAGATGCGCAAGACCAACGAATATCTGGAGATGGAAGAAGACGTCCCGGA GTCGCCAAAATATCGCCAGATGCGCAAGACCAACGAATATCTGGAGATGGAAGAAGACGTGCCAGA GTCGCCGACATATCGTCAGATGCGCCAGACCAACGAATATCTGGAGATGGAAGAAGAATACCTCTCAGg ATCATCGACTTATTGCGCGACACTGGTGGGCAGCTCCATGACTACCCCGGAGTTGACTCCACGCAGCGACGCGAAAACGCTGTGTCCGTACGATGAATCTGAGGATACCGATAGCCGTTCCCAGGGAATGGACCCAATGGAGTTCAGCCATTTGGACGTTCGCAAGGTGCGCAGCGAGATGAAATACGTTGAGAGTAACGTGAATGAAGGCAAAAAGAATCGCGAGTCGAAGTCTGACCACGAGTTCGCCAACGAACTACAT TTCAAGCTAAACTCGATGGTACATTTCGAGCGGGATATTGGCGACAGTGCCAAAGTGTCCGCCAAACAAGCTCATCGTTACGAAGACGCCGGAGACGAGCAGGACATTGGTCCTACATCCATGATTCAGGACGGTTCTAAGCAAGTCGTGGAGCAAATCAATCTGCCAACTAAGAAGAAGACAGGCGTGGTCAAGGCCGGACAAAAGCAACGTCGTGCTCGTAACGATGGAGGCGGTGACGGACAATGCAACTCCGTAGAACAATCAGAGCATCACATTGGGCCCACTGTCATGATAAAGGACGGTCAAACACAGGAACAAGATCGTAATGATGGTGGTGGAGACGGCAAGCGTTCGAAGGTGGCAAAACAGCGACGCCGTGCTAAGATGCCGGACAGTATCGGTTAA